The following coding sequences are from one Burkholderia stabilis window:
- a CDS encoding PadR family transcriptional regulator — MRHNHFRGHARCDGQGAHARPDWFAGLWYAIGRHRRGHDSFGGGGPFGGRGGRGGFGDFGDDGMPRGRQFSSDDLQLLLLALVAEQPSHGYELIKALDTRSNGFYSPSPGMVYPALTYLEEVGFVASTAEGNRKRYALTDTGRAHLDAQRERVDTLFARLTHLARKMEFMRRAFAGESAGTEAQDESQAGWLPEFVEARLALKRALLHKSAADADEQRRIAAIMRRATAEIEGGTGA, encoded by the coding sequence ATGCGACACAACCACTTCCGCGGCCATGCCCGATGCGACGGGCAAGGTGCGCATGCCCGCCCTGACTGGTTCGCCGGTCTCTGGTACGCGATCGGCCGCCACCGCCGCGGCCACGATTCGTTCGGTGGCGGCGGCCCGTTCGGCGGCCGTGGCGGGCGCGGCGGCTTTGGCGATTTCGGCGACGACGGCATGCCGCGTGGCCGCCAGTTCAGCTCCGACGATCTCCAGTTGCTGCTGCTCGCGCTGGTCGCCGAGCAACCGAGCCACGGCTACGAGCTGATCAAGGCGCTCGACACGCGTTCGAACGGTTTCTACAGCCCGAGCCCCGGCATGGTGTATCCGGCGCTCACGTATCTCGAAGAAGTCGGCTTCGTCGCGTCGACGGCGGAAGGCAACCGCAAGCGCTATGCGCTGACCGACACCGGCCGCGCCCATCTCGACGCGCAGCGCGAACGTGTCGACACGCTGTTCGCCCGCCTCACGCACCTCGCACGCAAGATGGAATTCATGCGCCGCGCGTTCGCCGGGGAATCGGCGGGCACCGAGGCGCAGGACGAATCGCAGGCCGGCTGGCTGCCGGAGTTCGTCGAGGCGCGTCTCGCGCTCAAGCGGGCGCTGCTGCACAAGAGCGCCGCCGACGCCGACGAACAGCGGCGCATCGCGGCGATCATGCGCCGCGCGACGGCCGAAATC